The bacterium genome includes a region encoding these proteins:
- the infC gene encoding translation initiation factor IF-3, with protein sequence MKKNEYRQRVNRMIRVPKVRVIGPDGDQLGVLDTQEALRIAQDKQLDLIEISPKARPPVCKIMDYGKFKYQQKKKNQEAKKNQSVIQVKEIKMRPSTDLHDFNFKLKHIEKFLGEGNKVKVTIRFRGREVVHSELGLTMLNKISENLEDKCTIDQSPKLEGRNMTMVLGPKK encoded by the coding sequence GTGAAGAAAAATGAATACAGACAAAGGGTCAATAGAATGATCCGTGTGCCAAAAGTGCGTGTTATAGGTCCTGATGGCGATCAATTAGGCGTATTAGATACACAAGAAGCTTTAAGAATTGCTCAAGATAAACAGTTGGATTTAATAGAAATTTCTCCAAAAGCCAGACCTCCAGTATGTAAGATCATGGATTATGGTAAATTTAAGTATCAACAAAAGAAAAAAAATCAAGAAGCCAAGAAAAATCAAAGTGTAATTCAGGTCAAAGAAATTAAAATGCGACCCTCAACGGACTTGCATGACTTCAACTTTAAACTTAAACATATTGAAAAATTTCTAGGTGAAGGCAATAAAGTTAAAGTCACCATTCGGTTTAGGGGGAGAGAAGTGGTCCATTCAGAGCTTGGTTTAACCATGCTCAATAAAATCAGTGAAAACCTTGAAGATAAATGTACCATTGACCAATCACCAAAGCTTGAAGGGCGTAACATGACCATGGTTTTAGGGCCCAAAAAATAA